One genomic region from Fodinibius saliphilus encodes:
- the infA gene encoding translation initiation factor IF-1, with translation MAKQEPIKQDGEIIEALPNAQFRVELDNGHEILAHVSGKMRMYYIKILPGDRVAVEMSPYDLSKGRITYRYK, from the coding sequence ATGGCTAAACAAGAGCCAATTAAGCAAGATGGCGAGATTATTGAAGCACTACCAAATGCTCAATTTCGCGTGGAATTAGATAATGGGCACGAAATATTAGCCCATGTTTCTGGGAAAATGAGAATGTACTATATTAAAATTCTCCCCGGTGACCGAGTTGCTGTGGAGATGTCTCCTTACGATTTGAGTAAGGGGCGTATTACGTATCGTTATAAGTAA